The window GCCCGTGAGGCATTTGAAGGTCTGAAAGAATATGATGGTATAGTCATTACTCACGGAACGGATACCATGGCTTACAGCTCTTCAGCTTTATCTTTTATGCTGCGCAATTTGAATAAACCGGTTATTTTTACGGGTTCGCAGCTTCCGATTGAACATCCACAGACGGATGGTAAGAGAAATATTCTCGACGCTTTTAAAGTAGCCGTATCCGGTTTGGCAGGAGTATATATAGTTTTCGATGGTAAAATCATTAAAGGTGTTCGCTCATCGAAAGTAAGAACCCAGGGTTTTGATGCCTTCAAGAGTATTAATTATCCATATATTGGCCGTGTCGAGAATGGAGAAGTTATTATTGAACATAATGTTGATAAAGTGCCTGAAGGGCAGATAGAACTCGATGATAAATTAGACCCAAGGGTTTTACTCTTAAAGTTAACTCCCGGCTTTTTACCTGAGGTTATTCCCGCGGTTTTAAAATTAGGATTCAGGGGGTTGATTATTGAAGGTTTTGGGCTGGGAGGAGTGCCTAATTTCAGGAGAAATATTATTCCTGAAATTGAAAAGGCATTGAAAGAAGGAATTGCAGTTGTCGTAACCACTCAATGCTTGCTGGATGGCAGTGATTTGACTGTTTACGAAGTAGGAGTAAAAGCTTTAAAAGCAGGTGTAATTCCGGCTTACGACATGACTACCGAAACCATAGTAACAAAGCTTATGTGGGCTTTGGGCCATACGTACAAATTGGAAGAGGTAAGAAAAATAATGATGACAAACTATGCCGGTGAATTTAGTATAATTAAAAACCACTGAAGCTCTTATTCTTGAAAAAGGAAAGGCCCTTTGTGTAAATAAAAAAAATAAAATTAAAGACTCACGGTAATATGTCAATACCCGAAAAATGGAAATAAAAAATATTCAGATGAAAAAAGACAATAATACCCCTTACCAACCTATATGGAAAAAGTTGGCATACAAAGAACTACTAAGTTTTG of the Thermovenabulum gondwanense genome contains:
- a CDS encoding asparaginase; this translates as MKKILLLSTGGTIASASGEDGLVPKLTGEQMIKLIPELEGLCEIDCKEIMNLDSTNVQPEEWVNIAREAFEGLKEYDGIVITHGTDTMAYSSSALSFMLRNLNKPVIFTGSQLPIEHPQTDGKRNILDAFKVAVSGLAGVYIVFDGKIIKGVRSSKVRTQGFDAFKSINYPYIGRVENGEVIIEHNVDKVPEGQIELDDKLDPRVLLLKLTPGFLPEVIPAVLKLGFRGLIIEGFGLGGVPNFRRNIIPEIEKALKEGIAVVVTTQCLLDGSDLTVYEVGVKALKAGVIPAYDMTTETIVTKLMWALGHTYKLEEVRKIMMTNYAGEFSIIKNH